From the Deinococcus yavapaiensis KR-236 genome, one window contains:
- a CDS encoding SPFH domain-containing protein has translation MQERRSFSLPGFPMFVVILALAGVGIGAVANEQFVLAFPSFVLAVFLLAGFFIVQPNMATVVTLFGRYVGTERRGGWHWTNPLTTRKSISLRIRNFTTERLKVNDNSGSPIEIAAVVVWRVVDSARASFDVENYENFVAIQSETALRNLASRYPYDGHKDGEVSLRGSADEIAETLQVELSSRLTHAGVEVVEARLSHLAYSPEIASAMLQRQQAAAIVAARATIVAGAVGMVEEALRMISDQKIVELDEERKAQMISNLLVVLTSERGTQPVVNAGSLY, from the coding sequence ATGCAAGAGCGGCGTAGCTTCAGTCTTCCAGGATTCCCGATGTTCGTCGTGATTCTCGCGCTGGCGGGAGTCGGCATTGGAGCCGTCGCGAACGAACAGTTCGTCCTCGCCTTCCCGAGTTTCGTGCTCGCCGTGTTCCTACTCGCCGGTTTCTTCATCGTGCAACCCAACATGGCGACGGTCGTGACGCTGTTCGGCCGTTACGTCGGCACCGAGCGGCGCGGCGGCTGGCACTGGACCAATCCGCTCACGACACGCAAAAGCATCTCGCTGCGCATTCGCAACTTCACGACCGAGCGCCTCAAGGTCAACGACAACTCCGGCTCCCCCATCGAAATCGCGGCGGTCGTCGTGTGGCGCGTCGTGGACTCGGCGCGCGCGAGCTTCGACGTCGAGAACTACGAGAACTTCGTCGCCATCCAAAGCGAGACCGCCTTGCGCAACCTCGCCAGTCGCTATCCCTACGACGGACACAAGGACGGCGAGGTGAGCTTGCGCGGCAGCGCCGACGAGATCGCCGAGACGCTGCAAGTCGAACTCTCGTCGCGCCTCACGCACGCGGGCGTGGAAGTCGTCGAGGCGCGGTTGTCCCACCTCGCGTACTCGCCTGAAATCGCCTCGGCGATGCTGCAACGCCAACAAGCGGCCGCCATCGTGGCGGCGCGCGCCACCATCGTCGCCGGAGCCGTCGGCATGGTCGAGGAGGCTTTGCGCATGATCTCCGATCAAAAGATCGTGGAACTCGACGAGGAACGCAAAGCGCAGATGATCAGCAACCTCCTCGTGGTCCTCACGTCCGAGCGCGGCACGCAACCCGTCGTGAACGCGGGCAGCTTGTACTAG
- a CDS encoding ribbon-helix-helix domain-containing protein, whose translation MDESTSGRGAKRKAFALRISPELYDALERWAADELRSVNAQIEYLLSDAVKRAGRMKEARRARGDERD comes from the coding sequence ATGGACGAATCCACGAGCGGGCGGGGTGCCAAGCGCAAGGCGTTCGCGCTGCGCATCTCTCCCGAACTGTACGACGCGCTCGAACGTTGGGCCGCCGACGAACTTCGCTCGGTCAACGCTCAAATCGAGTATCTGCTTTCCGACGCCGTGAAGCGCGCGGGGCGCATGAAGGAAGCGAGAAGAGCGCGCGGCGACGAGCGCGACTAA
- a CDS encoding DUF2171 domain-containing protein, which produces MNIRPGMNVVNSQSEAIGRVVESSDQYIEIETSSDGSHHWVPVSLVKDVSNEEVCLSGSGDDLSSRWLSKDPSAFREALVDEALEETFPGSDPPSFNPQKS; this is translated from the coding sequence ATGAACATCCGACCCGGAATGAACGTCGTCAACTCGCAATCCGAAGCGATCGGGCGCGTGGTGGAGTCGAGCGACCAGTACATCGAGATCGAGACAAGCTCGGACGGCTCGCATCACTGGGTTCCCGTGTCGCTCGTCAAGGATGTCTCGAACGAAGAAGTCTGCTTGTCCGGCTCGGGCGACGACCTCTCCAGCCGCTGGCTCAGCAAGGATCCCAGCGCTTTCAGGGAAGCGCTCGTGGACGAGGCGCTCGAAGAGACCTTCCCGGGCAGCGACCCGCCCTCGTTCAATCCACAAAAGTCTTGA
- a CDS encoding CarD family transcriptional regulator encodes MKKSGYSLGDRVVLPPYGVGVVSGISKRRVADDTLAYYQVDFPNSTSRAFVPVIAPDGTGMRPALTSADMPELLARLRGGRLNLPRQWAARHRKVTEILVSGDPFELASLAAELRRWNIERGLPDLDRQAYRRALKLLEQEVRELIDGEAQHVRALIDSAWCETPN; translated from the coding sequence GTGAAAAAAAGCGGTTACAGCCTCGGTGATCGAGTCGTCCTGCCGCCGTACGGCGTCGGAGTCGTCAGCGGAATCTCCAAACGCCGCGTTGCCGACGACACCCTCGCGTACTACCAAGTGGACTTCCCGAACTCGACGTCACGAGCGTTCGTACCCGTCATCGCGCCCGACGGCACGGGCATGCGTCCTGCCCTCACGAGCGCCGACATGCCCGAACTCCTGGCCCGCCTGCGCGGAGGGCGTCTCAATCTGCCTCGGCAGTGGGCCGCTCGTCACCGCAAAGTCACCGAGATCCTCGTGAGCGGCGATCCTTTCGAGCTCGCCAGCCTCGCCGCCGAGTTGCGCCGCTGGAACATCGAGCGAGGGCTGCCCGATCTCGACCGTCAAGCGTACCGCCGCGCCTTGAAATTGCTGGAGCAGGAAGTGCGCGAGCTCATCGACGGCGAAGCGCAGCACGTCCGCGCCCTCATCGACTCCGCGTGGTGCGAAACGCCGAACTGA